The DNA window aagaaaattattacagTTCTGAAAGATGGAattgataaattattttttgcaaatAGATATTTATTTGGAAATGTAGGAATTGAAGAAATTGTAGACCCCAATAATAAAGATACTTATGATGAAGAGAGTCCCAAAAAAAAGACGAACATACCTCATtatgatattaaaaaattggaaagCAGTTTGAATCTTGAACcagataaaatattactCCAAGAGTATACAAGATATATACAACaaataattgaaaaagaTTCAATTTCGTTAGGTAATGATTCGTTTGGTAGAGATCCCATTCATAGTTTGATACTAAGATGGATCAAATCGATGCTCATAAATGGAGAGGAGGCTGACGAAAACCGCAACGGTGACAACACAAATTTAGATGCAGAGACAATAGCACGacaattaattttatttaaaaccGTTTTGAATAATTCGGTAAGGGCATACGGATTTGATGAGAagacaatatatatagataacAAAACACAtgatgtaaaaataaaacgaaATGTTTTTAATGATATAGGTGAAAAGAAAAGTGATTGgaagataatatttttaggtACAGGTTCTATGTATCCATCTGTAAGTAGAGGTAcatcatcatttatttttcaaacaacaaagaaaaaatataacgaAGCATACTTATTTGATTGTGGTGAAAGtacatttatatcattacaAGAAGCCAATATTAAAGTTAgtaagataaaaaatatatttataacacATTTACATGGAGATCATTGCTTAGGACTTATATCTGTATTGACAATGCTTAGGGGTTTAAACactattaatatatatggtcCTGAAGGTTTATATagatttttaaaaaacaattttaattctACGTATTCAAAACGTATGgctaaatattttgtatatgaattaaagataaaaggaaatgaaaataattcaaattgTGTAAGTCCTGAGAATTCAAATATGGGAGGTACGAAAAAATTTCCAGCCGAtttaaaatacatatataaagatgCAAATAATATGTACCCTATATTACAAACAGATTCTATAGAAATAAATGGatttcaaataaaacatacaGTACCAACAATAGGTTATATCATTAAAGAAAAGAAGtcagaaaataaatttaatgcAGAACATATTaatcaaataattaaaaataattacgatgaattaaaaaaatgtaaaaatttagATTTTATAccttataaaatatatgaaaatgttataagaaaaatgaaaacagaTGATGTACTTATATTTCCTGATAATACACAATTAAGTTATGCAGATgcatataaagaaatacgtaaagaaagaaaaattgttatatgTCAAGATACTTGTGATGCATCTAGTTTAGTAAAAGAAGCACAAGATGCAGACATCCTAATACATGAAGCAACAAACAGTTTAATCGATTTATCTGATGATAATATGTTATACAATACagatatatatgatgaagataattatataaatccaCTATCTCTCAAAAGTATGTCAGAAAATagtgataataatttagagccatctgaaaaaaaacaaaatgatataaataataaagttgtgaaaaaaaatggaaaaatcgATAATTTAGAtactataaattattataataaattaatttcgGAACGTGGACATTCTACTTCTCATATGGCAGGAAgttttgcaaaaaaaattcaagcaaagaaattaatattaacgCATTTTTCACAAAGATATACAGGAGATAacaaattgaaaaatatgattattatgaaaaagatTGAAGAAGAAGCTTTAGAAGCTTTTCATTCGGATCGAAATAAGTCACATATCagttcagaaaaaaaagatataacaCCGAAtgagaatataaaaaaagtaaatttAGTACATGTCTCCAACTTTAACAATGAAAAGAAAGAGGATAATACTGAATCAGTGAATAGACAGAATAATTCAGCCAATTTTAGTAagacaaaaaatgatattcaGGAGAATGAAGTAGTTGCAGCCTTCGATGGCCTTGTTGTGTACGTCCCACCCCAGACGGCCTAAATTGCCCGGTTCCTTTGTTCATTCTGCTTACCTTATGCATCGATTGTCTAAATAGGCAAGCGACACCAATTATGGAAGCGAGAGTGACAATTGATGGGTGCGTGTGCATGTGTAGAGGCAATTCCATTTGCCGTTTCATTTACAAACGCATTATATAGCACAATAATTCTTtagatttttattttctaaatttgtttaaacataattaaatttttttgcatatataattttttcatttctttttttgaatgtgtgaaaaataaaaataaaaatcaagtggtgatatattttcatgccttttctttattttttatttttttaaagcgGGATATTCccatttgtttatttttgaccggcatttttttgtatttcatGTATTTTGCGAATTTTATGAACTGTTTATTTACCAACCTTAAAGAAAacacatttaaaaatgtaaaggaaaaaataaagagaaatgtaaaattgaaagcataatttttctttttcgcCTATACTATTTTAATTACACACAGttattattcttattaagaaataaaaaaaaaaaaaaaaaaaaaaataataagcgTATGCGCACTAATGGTATGTGGatgggaaaaaaataattaatataaaaaaatacatatatatatattattttttacatatatttacatatttttacatatattttgcatatatttttgcatatttttttgcatatttaatatatcactatttaaataatagcaGTATTCAAAGgaatacaataaaatacaattatatatttttttaattttttaaaaaatttgtaaagacaaaatttgtaaaatgAATGGCATCGAGATATATGCAAAAGTGTGAATATATTTCGTttggatataaaaaatgtaaaatataatttgcatatatatatattaatttgtataattgAGATTcgttttgataatatttttcaaaatatttttttggtgctttgtattaaattaattccAACCTTTTAATGAAATAGTAAGATAAAACTCGTTGGAAAAAAGTTACATAAGGGATACTGAACGTATGGTAAGGTGGGAAAagcatgaaaaaaatacatttgtattctttgcattttttacgTTAAGTTTGATATGCATGAGAGATATACGAAGCCAATTGGTGAACTTGTGTTCATGCCATTTGCAAGCAATTCGCAAacaatttacaaaaaatttaatacatAACATATGCAAGAAGAAGTGCACACACACtatgcattatttttaaactattttgaaattcgtttttattttttatgcagATATTTTGAGTGTTCCCATCTCTTAGCGATTTTCACAGAACAAAAAAGGAAACGATTCGATTTGCAATACTCAGCATTTTTCGTCGAGCTATTGCATTGCTTAGGACATTGCGCTGGTGCTAAGTCACGTTGCAAAGCTGTGTGGAACCATTTTCCAAAAAAGCAATACGAAATTATTCAATTACGTAATTACGTAATTACACAATACGTAACTGCAGTACGGAACTGAGCGCACACGGCGCCACGCAGAAAAGTTGCTAGACAGTTTCGGTTTTGTTTGATAAAGGGGAACTATAATAAATAGAGTCTTTACTAAACATGAGATTTGTAAaacatttgaaaaaataagtttaaaaatatataaaataaaataaaataaaataaaatattttttttcgtttcttttaaatacaatatAATTTGCAAACGTACTTGATATAAACATGGAGGGAAATAATCAGATATCTGGGAAGCCAGATATGAAtcaagatataaaaatatcactTAGGgaagataaaataataaacaatgaATTGAATGAtagttataataatatggatAAGTTAAAAGGAATGTCTAGTCAAgaatttgataaattattaaatagtgatgattattgtaaaaatttaatttatagaGAAGGACAAAGAAAAAGTGGGATCGAGAAAGGAGATAGATTATCTGTATATTCAAAAGTTAGTTTACTAAAtgatgattattttttaagagatagtttaaatttaaataataaaaaaaaaaatagtgtaATGCCAAATAATAAGGGTAGACATTCATctgtttttaatttaagtGTTACTGAagataatacaaaaattatgtcAAACAATTTTGATTGTAAATCGAATGACCAATTCAATGGATCTCTATCTCAAAGTGAATTTCCATATGATAGCGATTTAATTACTCCTTCTCCTTCCAAAGATAAAATGGGagatgaagaaaattataatataaaaaatgtaaatttttCTGAACGttcagaaaaaagaaatcaATCAATCGATATTTTAGATGcacaatttaataatttgaaaaataatttctttttaagtGAGAGTCAAGCGAATGGAATGGAGTATGAACATGATGGAGGTGAAAAAGGTAGAGACGAAAATGATGGAGgagaaaatgaatattatttggGAGAGTATGCAAGTGATTCTGAATATTTAAGACGAACATcgaaaagtaaaaaaaataatatggaaGTTCTAATGAATTATGGTAATGATGattcattaaataatagtagAACATCTAATAATAGTTTTAGTTTatgggaaaataaaataaactcAACAagacaaattaaaataaataatgaaacacctaaaaaaggaatattaaaacaaaGTAATTCTGCAAGTCCtataaaagaattaaaagataatatacaaaataataataataataacacaCTTAGTGCTAGAAAAAAATCAGTGCAATTTTCTCATCGATCTATAGCTGTATTTGatgataaagaaaagaTATCTCCTTTACATCTAACACATTTTACAAGAATATCTAGTGATTCTAATGTGTCAGAtgtaaaaagaaaaagtatGTCAAATTCGTCATTAGAAGTTaaagataatttaaatcaaaacgataatgaaaaatcaCCAATCGATAAgcttttatataaatacgatttaaataatagtatAACGATatctaataataataaaaaaaaacgaagtaatgttgattttttaaataataatgatacaAATTCGATTCGATCTATGTCTCCTGAATCTGCTcgatttaaaacaaaaacttCGGAAGACCTTGTTGAATCAGTTAGATTATCAcctataaagaaaaaagtaaaagaaaattactTGAGCGAGAGTTTTCAAAATGAAGATGAAGAATTCttaagaaaattattaaacaaCAGTAGTGGAAACacacaaaataatgtaaattatgaaaattacaaaaatgaaatggATAGACAAGACAAGGGAATTTCCAATACTGGTACTAATTCAGAGGGTAACAAAATGGAAAACATTCGTCAAAGTTTAAATCAAAATTgtgaaaattatgaaaaacgGGAAGTCAGCGGAGGAAACCAAACGGAAAGAAACGAAATAAACGAGAATGATGAAGCTGGCGAAGACAACAACTCCTTTAAGGATGCTCTTGAACCCACTGATGAAAACGAGTTTGATATTCGACATTCCTATAGAAATGAGGAATATGAACAGAAAGAGAATTTAGATgcagaaaatgaaaatgaaaaagatgcaaattttgaaatgatgaatagaaataatatgaatttaCATGTAGATTGGAAAGTAAGACCAGATAGAAAaactataaatattatagaaaGAGGTAAGAGGTATAACAATGATATGAATGAAGAATCTGAAAATAATGtaggaaataaaagatatagAGCTAGCCATAATATTAACATCCGAAATGGCAATTATGCATATGGtagcaataataatgaaagctttaaaaaacaaattccTTTCCAAGTCTCTACCAATGCTCAAGATTATAACTATGGCACATATGATGATGCGAAAAAGGGAAACACCAATGAGTCTGCAAACTTTGACTTTGCACCGGATGAAGTAGACAATGCTGAGAATGAACATGATGACGGACAGAATGACGAGAATGAACAAGACAATGGGCAGAATGACGATATGGAAAATGATGAGGTGGAAGAggaaaacgaaaaaatgttttattccCTAAACAGGGATCAAAACGAGTATGAAGAGAATTGCGACGATAGAAATGGAGGAGAACATGGTGAGCAAGATGAGCCTGACGGACATGACGAGCATGACGAGCATGATGAACAACAAGATAAAGGTGGGGAAGAGGTGAATGTAAATTATGAGGAGATAGAAAAACGAAAGAACGAAGAGAATAtggtattaaaaaagaagttaggagaaaatttaaaaaaaaaacaagaaaTGATAAAGGAAACaacattaaatattattcgtCGTTGTAGAGTATATTCATTAAAGCAAGTAAGTAATGAAAAGAAGAATCTTcctaaattaattaaattatatgaacacataaggaatataatatttcaatttataaataaaataaataatttaaataatataagtataCATCTAGATGATgcaatattaaaatatgaagtTATACAACTAAATTATggcaaaacaaaaaaagctATAGatgcattaaaaaaatataattcaaaaCTTATGAAAAAGATTGATGAAAAGAAAAGTATATTAGACAAACAGAGTAGTGTAttagataataaaaataaaaagatgGAAGAGttaaatcaaaaattaaataatttaaaattattatatgacaATGGATCAACTAGAAAACATGAAAttgaattaataaaaatatataaatctaAGTtagaagaattaaaaaaaatagaaattgTTAAAGGTGTTATGATTAAgagttttaataaatatggcATCATTTTTGAgctattaaattttaattattataacttttcatctttatatgaatataacgACAAATCAATGaattccttttttacaAAAGACAGTTTAGATTTATCAGTAGGAAATAGTAATGCaataaattcaaataatgcAGGTATAAACTTTTCAAACAACGTAAATGGTATAGCTAATCAAGAGGGAGATCAAAAGAAAGacacaattttaaaaaacaacaaTGAAGAATATTCAGGAGGTGCTACCATGAATAGAGATATAAAAGAtggtataaatatgaatggagcaaaaataaaaaatatgcaaaataatgaaaatgatgatttCCCATCAAACGAAagatatatacaaaaaacaaaatttggtgaacaatttttaaatattaaaaaagatgatTTTCCATTTGAAAGACATAGTTTTGATATTTACGAACTTTatcaaaaagaatataaattaagaTATCTAgttaaaaaagg is part of the Plasmodium chabaudi chabaudi strain AS genome assembly, chromosome: 6 genome and encodes:
- a CDS encoding metallo-hydrolase/oxidoreductase, putative, whose product is MFYYFYNCFFKYLVITYCLYNISVVVCLRYKNSYSYLAFNNKEGNKYFDNAYKNKNKKFINKKISRNLFVEGSRNYLKQNEIVEGCEDSYYENYKKKKIITVLKDGIDKLFFANRYLFGNVGIEEIVDPNNKDTYDEESPKKKTNIPHYDIKKLESSLNLEPDKILLQEYTRYIQQIIEKDSISLGNDSFGRDPIHSLILRWIKSMLINGEEADENRNGDNTNLDAETIARQLILFKTVLNNSVRAYGFDEKTIYIDNKTHDVKIKRNVFNDIGEKKSDWKIIFLGTGSMYPSVSRGTSSFIFQTTKKKYNEAYLFDCGESTFISLQEANIKVSKIKNIFITHLHGDHCLGLISVLTMLRGLNTINIYGPEGLYRFLKNNFNSTYSKRMAKYFVYELKIKGNENNSNCVSPENSNMGGTKKFPADLKYIYKDANNMYPILQTDSIEINGFQIKHTVPTIGYIIKEKKSENKFNAEHINQIIKNNYDELKKCKNLDFIPYKIYENVIRKMKTDDVLIFPDNTQLSYADAYKEIRKERKIVICQDTCDASSLVKEAQDADILIHEATNSLIDLSDDNMLYNTDIYDEDNYINPLSLKSMSENSDNNLEPSEKKQNDINNKVVKKNGKIDNLDTINYYNKLISERGHSTSHMAGSFAKKIQAKKLILTHFSQRYTGDNKLKNMIIMKKIEEEALEAFHSDRNKSHISSEKKDITPNENIKKVNLVHVSNFNNEKKEDNTESVNRQNNSANFSKTKNDIQENEVVAAFDGLVVYVPPQTA